Proteins from a genomic interval of Nocardioidaceae bacterium:
- a CDS encoding TerC/Alx family metal homeostasis membrane protein: MGPSVGTPVLWGGLIIGVIVLLALDFLVTRKPHEVSMKEATYWSIFYIALPLLFGVFLWVDLGSQIGLEFLTGYVVEKSLSVDNLFVFILLLSAFAVPKELQQRVLLYGIIGALVLRAIFIALGAAALSAFDWVFLVFGLILVATAIKVLRDAMSDDEEEVVVDEMRVVKAVRKVVPVTSDYEGPKVLGKVDGKRAITPFALVCIVVLATDVVFAVDSVPAVFGITGDAYLVFATNAFALLGLRALYFVLEGALSQLVHLGYGLAAILAFIGVKLVLHWGHLVNPSVPEIPTLASLLVVVGILVLVTITSLMSNKRRDAKVEEGEALPR; encoded by the coding sequence CTGGGGCCCTCGGTCGGCACCCCTGTCCTGTGGGGCGGCCTGATCATCGGCGTGATCGTGCTGCTGGCCCTCGACTTCCTCGTCACCCGCAAGCCGCACGAGGTCTCGATGAAGGAGGCGACCTACTGGTCGATCTTCTACATCGCGCTGCCCCTGCTCTTCGGGGTGTTCCTCTGGGTCGACCTCGGCAGCCAGATCGGCCTGGAGTTCCTCACCGGCTACGTGGTCGAGAAGTCGCTGAGCGTCGACAACCTCTTCGTCTTCATCCTGCTGCTCAGCGCCTTCGCGGTCCCGAAGGAGCTGCAGCAGCGGGTGCTGCTCTACGGCATCATCGGTGCGCTCGTGCTGCGCGCGATCTTCATCGCGCTGGGCGCGGCCGCCCTCAGCGCGTTCGACTGGGTCTTCCTGGTCTTCGGCCTCATCCTCGTGGCGACCGCGATCAAGGTGCTGCGCGACGCGATGAGCGATGACGAGGAGGAGGTCGTCGTCGACGAGATGCGGGTGGTCAAGGCCGTCCGCAAGGTGGTGCCGGTGACCTCGGACTACGAGGGGCCGAAGGTCCTCGGCAAGGTCGACGGCAAGCGCGCCATCACTCCCTTCGCGCTCGTGTGCATCGTGGTGCTCGCGACGGACGTGGTCTTCGCCGTGGACTCGGTGCCGGCCGTCTTCGGCATCACCGGCGACGCCTATCTCGTCTTCGCCACCAACGCCTTCGCCCTGTTGGGACTCCGCGCGCTCTACTTCGTGCTCGAGGGTGCGCTGAGCCAGCTGGTGCACCTCGGCTACGGACTCGCCGCGATCCTGGCCTTCATCGGCGTGAAGCTGGTGCTGCACTGGGGCCACCTGGTCAACCCCTCGGTGCCGGAGATCCCGACGCTGGCGTCGCTGCTGGTGGTGGTCGGCATCCTGGTGCTCGTCACCATCACGAGCCTGATGAGCAACAAGCGCCGCGACGCGAAGGTCGAGGAGGGCGAGGCGCTGCCTCGCTGA
- a CDS encoding CapA family protein: MGTVLTESGDPVFGARVALGGAGAVSDAEGRFVLDRPARDGLAVVTTSGAYGYTPVDAHGSEPLQVTVHPAPVTADTLRFGGEVRTGRSLLPRSADTEAYVGALAGVEPLLSMAEASAVTLAGPLLPDPWRDQRDASSGRLADALATTGVDVVNLATDRILDAGRPAVATTLEILDEAGLAAAGAGPDLARAWAPAVIEAGQQRVAYVGCQVGAADAPWAATRDRAGAAPCTPGPMQRAIRTAGRDADSVVVFVRDDRPYARSVGDTFARRVKAAVRAGATVIVGGGTHVAGEVWDFGNATAVQSLGDLLTDDPAWQTRDGFLLRTDVDGVQAVSVSAEPLTRSNGVPSMVTGELAQEISRIAAADIDDGPLVLADDMAVVSLDTWTVDQTTVPARVDDEGAPLELESGWWLPPAGQQGVTAGYDLTPTGTFEDIDSDPATDGAIGWFLSPGAELVRADQTDQTDQTDSVCQGSVAVRMTSAGDRPATLFPAGTIPTDRVRGMTVSMAVDAEQRPLTGRLTLQWLDGGTVVGEDSVPLGSARGPCDVLRLDTIPPEGADSVRPLVSVQRGTAVVDDLHVVAWEPGRAGGRRYSRIRVFEPVQVTLVVDVPRGAPTPAGPFTAESTGSRE; this comes from the coding sequence ATGGGCACCGTCCTCACCGAGTCCGGTGATCCCGTCTTCGGTGCGCGGGTGGCCCTGGGCGGGGCGGGCGCCGTCTCCGACGCCGAGGGACGCTTCGTCCTCGACCGTCCCGCGCGGGACGGGCTCGCGGTGGTCACCACCTCCGGCGCGTACGGCTACACCCCGGTCGACGCGCACGGCAGCGAGCCGCTGCAGGTCACCGTGCACCCCGCGCCCGTGACCGCCGACACCCTGCGCTTCGGCGGCGAGGTGCGTACGGGCCGCTCGCTGCTGCCCCGCTCGGCGGACACCGAGGCCTACGTCGGCGCCCTCGCCGGTGTCGAGCCCCTGCTCTCGATGGCCGAGGCCTCGGCGGTGACCCTGGCCGGCCCCCTCCTGCCCGACCCCTGGCGCGACCAGCGCGACGCGAGCTCCGGCAGGCTCGCCGACGCGCTCGCGACGACCGGTGTCGACGTCGTCAACCTCGCCACCGACCGCATCCTCGACGCCGGACGGCCGGCGGTCGCCACGACGCTCGAGATCCTCGACGAGGCGGGCCTCGCCGCGGCCGGCGCCGGCCCGGACCTGGCGCGGGCCTGGGCACCGGCCGTCATCGAGGCGGGTCAGCAGCGCGTGGCGTACGTCGGCTGCCAGGTCGGGGCCGCGGACGCCCCGTGGGCGGCGACCCGCGACCGCGCCGGCGCGGCGCCGTGCACCCCGGGACCCATGCAACGGGCCATTCGCACCGCCGGTCGCGACGCGGACTCGGTCGTGGTCTTCGTGCGCGACGACCGCCCGTACGCACGCTCGGTCGGCGACACCTTCGCCCGCCGGGTCAAGGCCGCCGTCCGCGCGGGCGCCACCGTGATCGTCGGCGGCGGCACCCACGTCGCCGGGGAGGTCTGGGACTTCGGCAACGCCACGGCGGTGCAGAGCCTCGGCGACCTGCTCACCGACGATCCCGCGTGGCAGACGCGTGACGGCTTCCTTCTGCGCACCGACGTCGACGGCGTGCAGGCCGTCTCGGTGAGCGCCGAGCCCCTGACACGGAGCAACGGCGTGCCCTCGATGGTCACCGGCGAGCTGGCCCAGGAGATCTCCCGCATCGCCGCCGCCGACATCGACGACGGTCCCCTGGTGCTCGCCGACGACATGGCCGTCGTCAGCCTCGACACCTGGACCGTGGACCAGACCACCGTGCCCGCCCGCGTCGACGACGAGGGCGCCCCCCTGGAGCTGGAGAGCGGCTGGTGGCTGCCGCCCGCAGGCCAGCAGGGGGTGACCGCCGGCTACGACCTGACCCCCACCGGCACCTTCGAGGACATCGACTCCGACCCCGCCACCGACGGGGCGATCGGCTGGTTCCTCAGCCCGGGGGCCGAGCTCGTCCGCGCCGACCAGACCGACCAGACCGACCAGACCGACAGTGTGTGTCAGGGCTCGGTCGCCGTCCGGATGACCTCCGCGGGCGACCGTCCGGCCACGCTGTTCCCCGCGGGCACGATCCCGACCGACCGCGTGCGCGGCATGACGGTCTCGATGGCGGTCGACGCCGAGCAGCGCCCGCTGACCGGTCGCCTGACCCTGCAGTGGCTCGACGGGGGGACGGTCGTCGGTGAGGACTCGGTGCCCCTCGGCTCGGCCCGGGGTCCCTGCGACGTGCTGCGGCTGGACACGATCCCGCCGGAGGGCGCCGACTCCGTCCGCCCGCTGGTCTCGGTGCAGCGCGGCACCGCGGTGGTCGACGACCTCCACGTCGTCGCCTGGGAGCCGGGCCGCGCGGGCGGCCGACGCTACTCGCGCATCAGGGTCTTCGAACCGGTGCAGGTCACCCTCGTCGTGGACGTGCCGCGCGGCGCGCCGACGCCGGCAGGGCCCTTCACCGCGGAGTCCACGGGCTCGCGCGAGTAG
- a CDS encoding GNAT family N-acetyltransferase, with protein MPLRPATPDDAAALTELERRTNTVALAHVFDPADHRFPVQDVRLRWDRLLLGAAAGEGAVVLAQTARGEEVVGVASTAGVRLGHLLVDPRHWGTGLAVGLLEQGERDLGAAGVRRGELTCLVANARARAFYRRQGWEEAGDDGRAPWPPYPRQLRYEKALGSS; from the coding sequence GTGCCGCTGCGTCCGGCGACCCCCGACGACGCAGCGGCACTCACGGAGCTGGAACGGCGCACCAACACCGTCGCTCTCGCCCACGTCTTCGACCCGGCGGACCACCGCTTCCCCGTCCAGGACGTACGCCTGCGCTGGGACCGTCTGCTGCTCGGAGCCGCCGCCGGGGAGGGGGCGGTGGTGCTCGCGCAGACCGCACGCGGCGAGGAGGTGGTCGGCGTGGCCAGCACGGCCGGCGTACGCCTCGGGCACCTGCTCGTCGACCCCCGGCACTGGGGCACCGGCCTCGCGGTCGGGCTGCTGGAGCAGGGCGAGCGAGACCTCGGTGCCGCCGGCGTGCGTCGCGGCGAGCTGACCTGCCTCGTCGCGAACGCCCGGGCACGCGCCTTCTACCGACGGCAGGGCTGGGAGGAGGCCGGGGACGACGGCCGCGCGCCCTGGCCCCCGTACCCGCGTCAGCTGAGGTACGAGAAGGCGCTCGGGAGCTCCTGA
- a CDS encoding flavin reductase family protein codes for MTIHGEHPFADAGGEKDPARRLRGRLAGRVTLWTSGATARSPDRAGLTMSSVMVATGDPAELLGLVDPDSALGESLEVGSPLAVTVLDWSHRQLADAFAGLTPAPGGPWRLTSWRGEDHPPVPHDASAYALAEVVDLQEVGWSTLVRARLDHLSVREDAEHDPAELVHHRGRYRRLAPPGGS; via the coding sequence ATGACGATCCACGGCGAGCACCCCTTCGCCGACGCAGGCGGCGAGAAGGACCCTGCCCGGCGTCTGCGCGGCCGGCTCGCCGGCAGGGTGACGCTGTGGACCAGCGGCGCCACGGCCCGGTCTCCTGACCGGGCGGGACTGACGATGTCGTCGGTGATGGTGGCCACGGGCGACCCCGCCGAGTTGCTCGGCCTGGTCGACCCCGACTCCGCGCTGGGGGAGTCCCTGGAGGTCGGGAGCCCGCTCGCGGTGACGGTGCTCGACTGGAGCCACCGGCAGCTCGCCGACGCCTTCGCCGGTCTCACCCCCGCCCCCGGTGGGCCGTGGCGGCTCACGAGCTGGCGCGGTGAGGACCACCCGCCGGTGCCGCACGACGCCTCGGCGTACGCCCTGGCCGAGGTCGTCGACCTGCAGGAGGTCGGCTGGTCCACGCTGGTGCGGGCACGGCTGGACCACCTGAGCGTCCGTGAGGACGCCGAGCACGACCCAGCCGAGCTGGTGCACCACCGCGGCCGCTACCGGCGGCTCGCGCCGCCCGGCGGCTCGTGA
- a CDS encoding 1-acyl-sn-glycerol-3-phosphate acyltransferase yields MLKVVFRPRVEGLENVPGEGPAILASNHLSYADWLFVPLSLRRRVTYVAKAEYFTSPGLKGWLQKQFFTGAGQVPIDRGSASAAEGALVSARRILGEGELFGIYPEGTRSHDGNLYRGRTGVARLALETGAPVIPVAVLGTDDVAPPGKTFGRVVRPVVRYGRPLDFSRYEGMQDDRYVLRSITDEIMYEIMTLSDQEYVDLYAPTAKARAEETRRREGSAGPS; encoded by the coding sequence ATGCTCAAAGTGGTCTTCCGACCTCGTGTCGAGGGTCTGGAGAACGTCCCTGGTGAGGGTCCCGCGATCCTCGCGAGCAACCACCTCTCCTACGCCGACTGGCTGTTCGTGCCGCTGAGCCTGCGGCGCCGCGTGACGTACGTGGCGAAGGCCGAGTACTTCACCTCGCCCGGTCTGAAGGGGTGGCTGCAGAAGCAGTTCTTCACCGGCGCCGGTCAGGTGCCCATCGACCGCGGCTCGGCATCGGCGGCGGAGGGGGCGCTGGTCAGCGCGCGGCGCATCCTGGGTGAGGGAGAGCTGTTCGGCATCTACCCCGAGGGCACGCGCAGCCACGACGGCAACCTCTACCGCGGCCGCACCGGCGTCGCACGCCTCGCTCTGGAGACCGGCGCCCCGGTCATCCCGGTCGCCGTGCTGGGCACCGACGACGTCGCGCCGCCCGGCAAGACCTTCGGCCGCGTCGTGCGCCCGGTGGTGCGCTACGGCCGCCCCCTGGACTTCAGCAGGTACGAGGGGATGCAGGACGACCGCTACGTGCTCCGGTCGATCACCGACGAGATCATGTACGAGATCATGACGCTCTCGGACCAGGAGTACGTCGACCTGTACGCCCCCACCGCGAAGGCGCGCGCCGAGGAGACCCGGCGCCGCGAGGGTTCAGCCGGCCCTTCATGA
- a CDS encoding alpha/beta fold hydrolase, whose amino-acid sequence MTSSHPGSARSAWSSPGRPGADGRTVGVLLSHGFTGSPVSIRPWAEHLATAGLAVSVPLLPGHGTRWQDMIPTRYDDYREEVDRAFSDLRDRCDVVVVGGLSMGGCLTLELAARRADEVAGVVVVNPAVASTNKQLKALPVLKHVVRAFPGIGNDIKAGGDEGGYAKTPLRSLDSMVRAWPQVRALLPEVTCPVLLFRSVEDHVVDPSSARLILESVGSDDTREVLLRDSYHVATLDHDAPTIFEQSLDFVRRVTGSPLGTPLETPLETPTETPTGARAPSGARDES is encoded by the coding sequence GTGACGTCGTCCCACCCCGGTTCCGCCCGCTCCGCCTGGTCCAGTCCCGGTCGGCCCGGCGCGGACGGCAGGACCGTCGGCGTCCTGCTCAGCCACGGCTTCACGGGCTCACCCGTCTCGATCCGGCCCTGGGCCGAGCACCTGGCGACGGCCGGGCTCGCGGTCTCGGTGCCGCTCCTGCCGGGGCACGGCACGCGGTGGCAGGACATGATCCCGACCCGGTACGACGACTACCGCGAGGAGGTCGACCGGGCCTTCTCGGACCTGCGGGACCGGTGCGACGTGGTGGTGGTCGGCGGACTCTCGATGGGCGGCTGCCTGACCCTCGAGCTCGCTGCTCGCCGGGCCGACGAGGTCGCGGGCGTCGTCGTCGTGAACCCCGCGGTCGCCTCGACGAACAAGCAGCTGAAGGCCCTTCCGGTGCTCAAGCATGTCGTCCGCGCCTTCCCCGGCATCGGCAACGACATCAAGGCCGGCGGCGACGAGGGCGGGTACGCCAAGACCCCGTTGCGGTCGTTGGACTCGATGGTGCGGGCCTGGCCGCAGGTGCGGGCGCTGCTGCCGGAGGTCACCTGCCCGGTGCTGCTGTTCAGGTCCGTGGAGGACCACGTCGTCGACCCGAGCTCGGCGCGGCTGATCCTGGAGTCGGTCGGCAGCGACGACACCCGCGAGGTGCTGCTGCGCGACAGCTACCACGTGGCGACACTCGACCACGACGCCCCGACGATCTTCGAGCAGAGCCTGGACTTCGTACGCCGCGTGACCGGCTCCCCCCTCGGGACGCCCCTCGAGACGCCCCTCGAGACGCCCACCGAGACGCCCACCGGGGCGCGAGCACCGTCGGGAGCCCGCGATGAGTCCTGA
- a CDS encoding ROK family protein produces the protein MSLAHNPSSEAIRPGGAEISILYRASRAAGRRSGRVSPVRRAGGAGNGTASDGVVVGVDVGGTKTLAAVVEPDGRVVRRVRVPTPARDGDPAELEEAVAGAVSAVLDGETLLALGLAVAGFVDAQGETVTFAPHLSWRDAPVRRTFERRFAVPVRMDNDANAALWGEHRVGAAADVADAALVALGTGIGASLLLGGRLVRGAGGMAGELGHVRLVPEGRACPCGLRGCWEEYASGRALQRVHGERTGLALEGPEVTDLALRGDPAAVAAFTEIGERLGEGLAALVAAFDPGLLVIGGGVSAAGELLLEPARRRLQEFLPGAAHRSQPRVVAGGLGSEAGCVGAGLGAYALLSGT, from the coding sequence ATGTCCCTCGCACACAACCCATCGTCGGAGGCGATTCGTCCGGGAGGCGCGGAAATTTCGATTCTTTACCGGGCATCCCGTGCCGCCGGTCGGCGCTCTGGGAGGGTGAGCCCCGTGAGGAGGGCGGGCGGCGCGGGGAACGGGACCGCGAGCGACGGAGTGGTCGTCGGCGTCGACGTGGGCGGCACCAAGACACTCGCCGCCGTCGTCGAGCCCGACGGACGCGTCGTACGCCGGGTGCGGGTGCCGACCCCGGCACGCGACGGTGACCCGGCCGAGCTCGAGGAGGCCGTCGCCGGTGCGGTCTCCGCCGTACTCGACGGTGAGACGTTGCTCGCGCTGGGGCTGGCGGTGGCGGGATTCGTGGACGCGCAGGGCGAGACGGTCACTTTCGCCCCTCATCTGAGCTGGCGCGACGCCCCGGTGCGGCGCACGTTCGAGCGGCGCTTCGCGGTGCCCGTACGCATGGACAACGACGCCAACGCCGCCCTGTGGGGCGAGCACCGCGTCGGGGCCGCCGCCGACGTCGCCGACGCGGCCCTGGTCGCGCTCGGCACCGGGATCGGCGCCTCCCTGCTGCTGGGCGGCCGTCTGGTGCGGGGTGCGGGTGGCATGGCCGGGGAGCTCGGGCACGTACGACTCGTGCCCGAGGGACGGGCGTGCCCGTGCGGGCTGCGGGGCTGCTGGGAGGAGTACGCGAGTGGTCGCGCCCTGCAGCGCGTGCACGGCGAGCGCACGGGCTTAGCGCTCGAAGGACCCGAGGTGACCGACCTCGCCCTGCGGGGCGACCCGGCTGCGGTCGCGGCGTTCACGGAGATCGGCGAACGCCTGGGTGAGGGCCTCGCGGCGCTCGTGGCCGCGTTCGACCCGGGCCTGCTGGTCATCGGCGGCGGTGTCTCAGCAGCCGGTGAGCTGCTGCTGGAGCCGGCCCGTCGTCGGCTGCAGGAGTTCCTGCCGGGTGCGGCACACCGTTCCCAGCCACGCGTGGTGGCCGGTGGCCTCGGGTCCGAGGCGGGTTGCGTCGGGGCGGGGCTCGGGGCGTACGCGCTGCTCTCCGGGACCTGA
- a CDS encoding pilus assembly protein, whose protein sequence is MRGTWAGRRTDQTGAAAVEFALIVPLLLLLVLGMIQYGFYFWSLQGGASAAREAARRASVGQPTSCVAFANAVSANLDGLTSGDATISRTFSTVPPQPGSNVVVRVAFDSHDLNIPVVPFIDGGRITQRASARVDYVPDSTIGNC, encoded by the coding sequence GTGCGAGGGACATGGGCAGGCAGACGGACGGACCAGACCGGTGCGGCCGCGGTCGAGTTCGCCCTCATCGTGCCGCTGCTGCTGCTGCTGGTGCTCGGGATGATCCAGTACGGCTTCTACTTCTGGTCGCTGCAGGGGGGCGCCTCCGCGGCTCGCGAAGCCGCCCGCCGGGCCTCCGTCGGACAACCGACGTCCTGCGTCGCCTTCGCGAACGCGGTGTCGGCGAACCTGGACGGCCTGACATCCGGGGACGCGACGATCAGCCGCACCTTCTCCACCGTGCCTCCCCAGCCCGGTTCGAACGTGGTCGTCCGGGTCGCCTTCGACAGCCACGACCTCAACATCCCGGTCGTCCCGTTCATCGACGGGGGCCGCATCACCCAACGCGCCTCGGCTCGCGTCGACTACGTGCCAGACTCGACGATCGGCAACTGCTGA
- a CDS encoding Tad domain-containing protein produces MFVAILASLLFVVAALVVDLGNMWSRQSRAQTQVDVAAISAAGWGAAQRPAVFPARTSAARTAMANKVAEYLSRAENDVTGQTDLSGAELLTNGQTTALRDRGAVWFTANGEVMHVSSPQARVDFGFARVAGSSGADVAADATVQAFAAVPPGDTLVPFWVPDGCGYGSTTIFGAQGLAGGILGGLGDGLGVGVGLNRAAPAWAVRAAAGDSVVVTPASVPQGSTPSVQVDIDGLGNKENYRIVLRRGLLSDAVYPSATNTYEARGNNGESQTIAVPRRVTDNAGVWDVHVYRVSDLGVPGLLPMASATLAVTAPVTPTPSPTPTPSPTPRPTPTPTPSPTPSPTPSPTPNPTTPPAPAPSPATLVSLTPPTGLQGVGTPVVAVVSGTGGQAYRLRFTLGATVREYGPFTGPAATLVPGGDVIDVPGSWQVRVVPIASNASFSVSDPVEFVVSPRPTSCLGQVQGNFGQLNSPRRDESNGPKAFPINISEGLDHRIDPLGPAYAALTCLPTPRVGELLDDTPRDGNNCITGDKSGNGNDGPKVADGLLGSSSLTGRINAARRDTKPGCNGGTNIVLGGHTLNNDLLSCYLTGLDLNGNPLSDGVALQQLTNDVLASPALLDQDIVNSPRFIWMPVVPDKSNGWQPVLRFVPAFITSEVLGVSALGATVSLSLDSTNGVACNGKGGNCNSIDRIQAFIFSPYAIAPEERYGTAPLQSGLPTIVRLID; encoded by the coding sequence GTGTTCGTCGCCATCCTGGCCTCGCTGCTCTTCGTCGTCGCCGCTCTCGTGGTCGACCTGGGCAACATGTGGTCGCGGCAGAGTCGCGCACAGACTCAGGTGGACGTGGCCGCCATCTCCGCGGCGGGATGGGGTGCGGCACAGCGGCCCGCGGTCTTCCCGGCACGCACGTCGGCCGCCCGCACGGCGATGGCGAACAAGGTCGCCGAGTACCTCTCGCGCGCAGAGAACGACGTGACCGGCCAGACCGACCTCAGCGGCGCCGAGCTGCTGACCAACGGACAGACGACGGCCCTGCGGGACCGCGGGGCGGTGTGGTTCACCGCAAACGGTGAGGTCATGCACGTCAGCAGCCCGCAGGCGCGGGTCGACTTCGGTTTCGCCCGCGTCGCCGGCTCCTCGGGGGCAGACGTCGCCGCCGACGCCACCGTGCAGGCCTTCGCCGCAGTGCCGCCCGGCGACACCCTTGTGCCGTTCTGGGTGCCCGACGGCTGCGGGTACGGCTCCACGACGATCTTCGGCGCCCAGGGCCTCGCCGGCGGGATCCTCGGGGGGCTCGGCGACGGTCTGGGTGTCGGCGTCGGGCTCAACCGGGCGGCGCCCGCCTGGGCCGTCCGAGCCGCTGCCGGGGACAGCGTCGTGGTGACGCCCGCGTCCGTGCCTCAGGGGTCGACGCCCTCGGTCCAGGTCGACATCGACGGGCTCGGCAACAAGGAGAACTACCGCATCGTCCTGCGACGCGGACTGCTCAGCGACGCCGTCTACCCGTCGGCGACGAACACCTACGAGGCGCGAGGCAACAACGGCGAGTCGCAGACGATCGCGGTTCCCCGGCGTGTCACCGACAACGCCGGCGTCTGGGACGTGCACGTCTACCGCGTCTCCGACCTCGGTGTCCCCGGGCTGCTGCCGATGGCCTCGGCCACCCTGGCCGTGACCGCCCCGGTGACCCCCACGCCGAGCCCGACACCGACCCCGTCTCCCACGCCCCGTCCCACACCGACACCCACCCCGAGCCCCACGCCCAGCCCGACCCCCAGCCCGACCCCGAACCCGACCACCCCGCCCGCCCCCGCTCCGAGCCCCGCCACCCTGGTCTCCCTCACTCCGCCCACGGGTCTGCAGGGCGTCGGCACGCCCGTGGTCGCCGTGGTCTCGGGCACCGGCGGGCAGGCCTACCGCCTGCGCTTCACCCTGGGCGCGACCGTGCGCGAGTACGGTCCCTTCACCGGCCCCGCCGCGACCCTCGTCCCCGGCGGCGACGTCATCGACGTCCCCGGGTCCTGGCAGGTGCGCGTGGTCCCGATCGCGAGCAACGCGTCCTTCTCGGTCTCCGACCCCGTCGAGTTCGTGGTCAGCCCGCGCCCGACCTCCTGCCTGGGTCAGGTCCAGGGCAACTTCGGCCAGCTCAACTCTCCCCGCCGCGACGAGTCCAACGGCCCCAAGGCGTTCCCGATCAACATCTCCGAGGGACTCGACCACCGCATCGACCCGCTCGGCCCGGCGTACGCGGCCCTCACCTGCCTGCCCACCCCGCGCGTCGGGGAGCTGCTCGACGACACCCCACGCGACGGCAACAACTGCATCACCGGCGACAAGTCCGGCAACGGCAACGACGGTCCGAAGGTGGCCGACGGCCTGCTCGGGAGCAGCTCGCTGACCGGACGCATCAACGCGGCCCGGCGCGACACCAAACCAGGCTGCAACGGCGGCACCAACATCGTGCTGGGCGGGCACACCCTGAACAACGACCTGCTCTCCTGCTACCTCACCGGCCTGGACCTGAACGGCAACCCCCTGAGCGACGGCGTCGCGCTGCAGCAGCTGACGAACGACGTGCTCGCGAGCCCGGCCCTGCTCGACCAGGACATCGTGAACTCACCGCGCTTCATCTGGATGCCGGTCGTGCCCGACAAGTCCAACGGTTGGCAGCCGGTGCTGCGCTTCGTGCCCGCCTTCATCACCAGCGAGGTGCTCGGCGTCAGCGCGCTGGGGGCCACGGTCTCGCTGAGCCTCGACAGCACCAACGGCGTCGCCTGCAACGGCAAGGGCGGCAACTGCAACTCCATCGACCGCATCCAGGCGTTCATCTTCAGCCCGTACGCCATCGCACCCGAGGAGCGCTACGGCACCGCCCCGCTGCAGTCGGGCCTGCCGACGATCGTCCGGCTGATCGACTGA
- a CDS encoding ROK family glucokinase, which produces MHRRGGVAVTAIGIDVGGTKIAGGLVTADGQVLATGRRRSPASDVSAISDTIADLVRELTEQTEDDVVAVGVAAAGFVDRDRTTLVFAPNLAWRDVPLKQEMQDRLGLPVVLENDANAAAWGEFRFGAAEDADDLLLLTVGTGVGGGIVHDGVLLRGARGFGAEVGHVQVVPEGRPCPCGVRGCLEQYASGSALVTGARTRVAAGGDGAAEVMSRLAPGESLDGPFVTTLAHERNPLALAAFDDLGHWLGVGAATIAAVLDPSVVVIGGGVVEAGDLLLDPTRRALASHLTASDHRPAIEVRPATLGNDAGVVGAADLAARSTDG; this is translated from the coding sequence CTGCACCGACGAGGAGGAGTCGCCGTGACCGCCATCGGTATCGACGTCGGGGGCACGAAGATCGCCGGTGGCCTCGTCACCGCCGACGGGCAGGTGCTGGCCACGGGCCGCCGCCGCTCGCCGGCCAGTGACGTCAGCGCCATCAGCGACACCATCGCGGACCTGGTCCGCGAGCTGACCGAGCAGACCGAGGACGACGTCGTCGCGGTCGGTGTCGCGGCGGCCGGCTTCGTCGACCGCGACCGCACCACGCTCGTCTTCGCGCCGAACCTCGCCTGGCGGGACGTGCCCCTCAAGCAGGAGATGCAGGACCGGCTCGGGTTGCCCGTGGTGCTGGAGAACGACGCCAACGCCGCGGCCTGGGGCGAGTTCCGCTTCGGTGCCGCCGAGGACGCGGACGACCTGCTGCTGCTCACCGTCGGCACCGGTGTCGGCGGTGGCATCGTGCACGACGGTGTGCTGCTGCGCGGGGCGCGTGGCTTCGGCGCCGAGGTCGGACACGTGCAGGTGGTGCCCGAGGGGCGACCGTGCCCGTGCGGCGTACGCGGCTGCCTCGAGCAGTACGCCAGCGGATCCGCCCTGGTCACCGGGGCTCGCACCCGTGTCGCGGCCGGAGGGGACGGAGCCGCGGAGGTGATGTCCCGGCTCGCTCCCGGCGAGTCGCTGGACGGACCGTTCGTCACGACCCTCGCCCACGAGCGCAACCCGCTCGCGCTGGCGGCCTTCGACGACCTGGGTCACTGGTTGGGCGTCGGTGCCGCGACGATCGCGGCTGTGCTCGACCCGAGCGTCGTCGTGATCGGCGGGGGCGTCGTCGAGGCGGGCGACCTGCTCCTCGACCCGACCCGGCGAGCGCTGGCGTCACACCTGACGGCGTCGGACCACCGACCGGCCATCGAGGTGCGGCCGGCGACCCTGGGCAACGACGCCGGTGTCGTGGGCGCGGCGGACCTGGCCGCACGCAGCACCGACGGCTGA